AATAATACCAAACATGTTTTTTAGAGCTCCAGTAATAGTAGTTAAACCATGAGTTTTAAATTTTGGAACATTAATAATATAATCAGCCTGTTTAACTATCTTAGAAATAAATAATTCTTTAATAAAGGGTGAATCTATCTTTACTTTTACTATCTCTTTGGCAATATTACTATAACAACCGCAAGAGGCATCTAATATTCCGGTAATTTTTGCTATTTTTAAGGGGTCAAAATGAATACTCCCGGAATTATCTCCAACTATTATTTCTTTAGGTTTATATTTTTTTAATTCCTGAACAATAGCAGAAATGATTCTTGGGTCAGTAGTGACCCCTCTCTCCGGAGGGAATGCTCCTAAAAGATTTGGTTTGACTAAAATTATTTTATCTTTTACCTTCTCTTTTATTCCAAATATTTCAAAAATATTTTCTATTATTTCTGGTATCCTATTATTTTGTACATCACTGATTATGACTTTTGACATATTTCCTCTATCAAAATTAAATTGTATCGAAAATCTGGTACAAAATAACCTAAAGCATGCAGAGTTTTTGCTCATACATTAATATATATGGTTATTTGGCTTTCTGGTTAATTGATTAAAAAAGAAAAATAGGGGGACAGAATCCGGCATTCAAAATTATTTCAATTACAAGACTATATTACTTGCGAAGTAATTTTATATTCCTATGACTCCTGACTAATGGATATCGGATACTAACCATTTATCCTATTACTTACGAATAACTGATATCACAGTAACAATTAATCTATTTTGATCTTCTCTCCGATTTTTCTTTCTTTCTTTAATCTTAATCTTTTAATATTGTCTTTATGTTTAAAAATACCGAGAATCATAACTATTGCACTGAATATAATGTATTCATAGGGCTGTTTTAATAATATGTTAAAAATAAAAAGTGTAATTAAGGCAAAAATAGATGATAGGGAGACATATCTTGTGGCTATTAATACAATTCCCCAAATTATTACCGCTAAAATTGATATAGTTGGATTTAAAGTAAAAATAACCCCTAAGGTAGTTGCGATCCCTTTCCCTCCTTTAAACCTGAGAAATACAGACCAGTCATGACCACATATTACGGCAAATCCGGCAATAGTTAAAATTAATGGAGTGTCGAGATTTAGATATTTTACCAAACAGATAGCAAAAATTCCTTTTCCTATATCACCAATTGCGACCAAAGAAGCTAATGGAAGTCCTAATATTCTAAGTGTATTAGTTGCACCTATATTACCGCTCCCTAATTCCCTTATGTCTACCTTCTTAAACAATTTAACTACAATATAACCAAAAGGAATTGATCCTAAAAGATAACAGCTTATAATAACTAAAATAATTTTCATGCTATCTTTCTCTCCCCTCTTTTTTCGCTGAATTAATGACTATCGGCGAACCTTCAAAACCAAAGGTTTCATAAAATTTATTTTCTAAATATTTATGATAAGAAGTATACATTAATTTAGGATTGTTTACAAATAATAGAAATTTAGGTGGTTTTACTCCAGTTTGAACAGCGTATTTAATTTTAAGAGTATTTCCTGCTACATACTTTGGAGGATTTTTAGAAATAATTTCACTGATAAAAGAATTCAATACCGGAGTAGGTATTCTTTTGCTATATTGTAAGATAACATCTTTTATCTTGGAAATAATTTTATCAATATTATAACCGGTTAGAGCAGAAGTCATTATAATGGGCGATTTTTTTAAAAAGGATAATTCATATTCTACCTCGTCTATAAATAATTTTCTATCTATATTCTCTTTAATTAAATCAAATTTATTCAGAATAATAATACAGGCTTTTCTTTCTTTTTGAATATAATTTGCAATTTTTTTATCTTGAGTGCTTACTCCCTGAGCAGAGTCCAGTATTAATAATACGATATCTGAATTATGTATCGCGTCTAAAGTTCTCAGTGTACTGAAAAATTCAACATCTTCTTTCTTTTTCGCCTTTTGCCTTAAGCCAGCGGTATCAATAAACAATAATCTTAAGGAGTTATGTTTAAAAATTACTTCAATGGCATCTCTTGTAGTACCTGGATATTCGCTGACTATGATTCTGTCTTCACCTAAAATGCGATTTAATAAACTCGATTTTCCTACATTGGGTTTCCCCAGAATTGATACTTTTATTATACTCTCTTCCTCTTCTAATTCTGTTTTTAATTCTGAAATGTAGGAAACTATTCTATCTAACAAATCATTAACATTTAATCCGTGTTCTGCCGAAATAATATAAGGCTCTCCGAATCCTAATTCGTAAAATTCATATAATTTTAATTCGCTCCCCTTTACATCACCTTTATTGGCAACCAAGATACTTGTTTTATTTTTTTCCCTAATTGTTTTTGCTACCTTAAAGTCATCCGGATTTATCCCCTCCTTGATATCGACCAACAATATTATCAAATCCGCCTCTTCAATAGCTAATTCTGTTTGTACGGTTATTTTTTTTTGCATTTCCTCTCTTTTTATAAAATCGACGCCTCCGGTATCTACCAAAGTAAATTGCCTTCCTTTCCATTCGCATTCTGCATATATTCTATCTCTAGTAATCCCAGGATGGTTCTCTACAATAGCGGTCCTCTTTTTAATAATTCTATTAAATAAGGTAGATTTCCCGACATTTATTCTTCCTATAATCGCAACAACAGGCTTTCTCAAAATGACTACTCCTATCTTGTACAAAATGCATAGTAACAAGTAATAAATAACCAGTAACAAGTTCATTTTCAAAAATAATTAAAAACAGATTTTTTACAGGCACCCCTTATAGCCAACTAACTGTATAACCAAATCTAAACGCTATAAGCTAAATACTATGTGTTAGTATTTATTGATTAACGGCTCTGATTTAAAATCTTTTTTATTTTTTTTATGGTTATCTCTGGATTTTTGCTTTTAGTTATGCTTTGACCAACCACCATTATATCTACTCCAGCTTTACTTACTGCAGAAATATTATCTAAATTTATTCCACCGTCAACCTCTAAAATGATTAAGTTTTTCTGGTTATCTATTATTTTCCTTGCCTTTTCTATTTTATCGATCATCTCCGGAATAAATTTTTGCCCGC
The sequence above is a segment of the Candidatus Atribacteria bacterium genome. Coding sequences within it:
- the plsY gene encoding glycerol-3-phosphate 1-O-acyltransferase — encoded protein: MKIILVIISCYLLGSIPFGYIVVKLFKKVDIRELGSGNIGATNTLRILGLPLASLVAIGDIGKGIFAICLVKYLNLDTPLILTIAGFAVICGHDWSVFLRFKGGKGIATTLGVIFTLNPTISILAVIIWGIVLIATRYVSLSSIFALITLFIFNILLKQPYEYIIFSAIVMILGIFKHKDNIKRLRLKKERKIGEKIKID
- the der gene encoding ribosome biogenesis GTPase Der produces the protein MNLLLVIYYLLLCILYKIGVVILRKPVVAIIGRINVGKSTLFNRIIKKRTAIVENHPGITRDRIYAECEWKGRQFTLVDTGGVDFIKREEMQKKITVQTELAIEEADLIILLVDIKEGINPDDFKVAKTIREKNKTSILVANKGDVKGSELKLYEFYELGFGEPYIISAEHGLNVNDLLDRIVSYISELKTELEEEESIIKVSILGKPNVGKSSLLNRILGEDRIIVSEYPGTTRDAIEVIFKHNSLRLLFIDTAGLRQKAKKKEDVEFFSTLRTLDAIHNSDIVLLILDSAQGVSTQDKKIANYIQKERKACIIILNKFDLIKENIDRKLFIDEVEYELSFLKKSPIIMTSALTGYNIDKIISKIKDVILQYSKRIPTPVLNSFISEIISKNPPKYVAGNTLKIKYAVQTGVKPPKFLLFVNNPKLMYTSYHKYLENKFYETFGFEGSPIVINSAKKEGRER